GACGGCACCGGGCTGGGATCCGGCCCCGGTCAATCGCACTCGGGTGGCGGCGCAGGCTGGCTATGCCGCGTTCGATTCCTCCCCGACCGGCGTGCTGAGCCGCGATCTCGAACGCTTGCTCCACGATGGCGATCCGCGCTGGGGCACGCCGAGCCTGAAGGCGATCGAGGCGACCACGCCTGCGTCCTTCCGCGCCTTGTGGGAGCCGCTGCTGAAAACCGGCCCGGTCGAGGTGATGGTGTTCGGCGATATCAAGGCCGATGTCGCGATCGCCGCCGTGCAAAAGACGCTGGGCGCACTTTCGTCGCGTGCCGCGCCAGCCGATTTTGTGCCGCCGCCGGTGCGCTTCCCCGCGCATAACGCGAGCCCCGTCGTGCTGACGCACAATGGCCCGGAAAATCAGGCGGCGGCGGTGATCGCCTGGCCGACTGGTGGCGGGGTCGCGGGCGCAACCGAATCGCGGCGGCTCGACGTTCTCGCCGCGATCTTCAGCGACCGTCTGTTCGATCGCCTCCGCTCGCAGGCGGGCGCGAGCTACAGCCCCAACGTCGGCAGCTCGTGGCCGACCGGCATGCCGAGCGGCGGGCGGATGGTCGCGATCGGTCAGGTCGCGCCCGAGAACCTTTCGCTGTTCTTCAAACTCTCGCGCGAAATCGCCGCCGAGCTGGTCGCCAAGCCGATCGACGATGATGAACTGAAGCGCACGATCGGCCCGATGCAGCAGTCGATCATGCGGCAGTCGACCGGCAACCAGTTCTGGATGAACCAGCTTGACGGCGCGGTGTACGATCCGGCGCGGATCGAGGCGCTGAAGCGGCTCTACAGCGACATCTCGAACATGACGGCGGCGGAATTGCAGGAAACGGCGGCGAAATATTTGCGGCCCGATCGGGATTGGACACTGCAAGTGGTGCCGGCGGCGAGCCAACCCAAGAAATAGCGAGAGCTATTTCGCGGGCGCGAAGCGGCGAGCCCGGCCGGCTGGGCTACAGCCCCGACCGACGGCGCGGCCCTTCGACTGCCTGCAAGGCAGGCGCTCAGGACAGGCTTCGCCGCGACGGGCCTCCAACCTTCTCCCCTCAGTGCAGCTTCAACTTCGGCCGCACGATCTGGTTCACATGCCCGATCACGATAAGCGCCACGCCGCGCCACCAGCCGTGGATCGCGATCAGGTGCATGCGGTAGAGCGACATATACACCGTCCGCGCGACCCAGCCTTCGACGCGCATCCGCCCGCCGACGAGATTGCCCATCAGGCTCCCCACCGTCGAGAAACGGCTGAGCGACACCAGCGACCCATGGTCCTGATAGACGAAGTCCTTGAGCGGCTCGCCGGCCTGTGCGCGCACCAGATTGGTGAAGATCAGGCTCGCCATCTGGTGCGCCGATTGTGCGCGTGGCGGGATCGGCTTGTCGCGGCCGGGCAGCATGCACGAGGCGCAATCGCCGAGCGCGTAGATGCGGTCATCGGTCACTGATTGCAGCGTCGGGCGCACGACGATCTGGTTGCCGCGGGTGAGCTCCAGATCGCTCATCGTCTTGATTTCCTCGGCGCCCTTCACGCCCGCCGCCCACACGATCAGATCGGCGGCGATCACGCCGCCGTCGCCGGTATGCACCGCGCGATCCTCCAGCCGCACGACCTGCGTGTTGTCGAGCACGCGCACGCCGAGCTTTTCGAGCTCATGCTTGGCGGTCGCCGCCAGCACCTCGTCGAGCGCGGGCAGGATGCGCGGGCCGGCCTCGATCAGCGAGACTTCGAGCTTGCTCTCGTCGAACACCTCCAGCCCGTAATGCCGCAGGGCCTTGGCGGCATTGTAGAGCTCGGCAGCAAGCTCGACCCCGGTCGCGCCACCGCCGACGATGCTGACACGCACCCGCGCCGACGGATCACCCGTCTGGTGCGCATGATTGGTACGCAGGCAGGCATTGAGCAATTTCTGGCGGAAGCGGTCGGCCTGCGGGCGGTCCTCCAGGAACATCGCATGTTCGCGCACGCCGGGGACGCCGAAATCGTTCGAGATTCCGCCGACCGCCATCACGAGATAATCATAGCGGATACTGTGCCGCCCGATGATCTCGTCGCCGCGCTCGTCGAGCATCGGGACGGTGGTGATCGTGCGGCTCACGCGATCGATGCTTTCGATGCTGCCGTTGAAGAAGCGATAGCCCCAGCGCACTGCGTGGCCGCCATAGCCGACCTCGTCGAGATTGGCATCGAGCGACCCCGCCGCGACTTCGTGCAGCAGCGGTTTCCAGATATGCGTAAGGTTGCGGTCGATCAGGATGATGTCGTGGCGCTTGCGCCCATACCGCGCGCCGAGCTTGCGGACGAGTTCCAGCCCCCCGGCACCGCCGCCCACCACCACGATCTGCGTTTTCTGATTCGGCACGCATTTTCCCCCGAGCGCGCGATCGTTGGCGCAGCCGCATCATGACAGAAGAGCGCAGGCGAACTCAAGCGAGCGATGCGGGCCAAATTCGGCGGGCGGGGCTCAGCCGCGATTGTTGATGTAGGAAATCAGCGACTCATTCTCTTCGACATGCTTTTCGATCCGCGCCCGCACGACGTCGCGGACGCTGATGATGCCGACCAGCGCGCCGCCATCCAGCACGGGCAAATGCCGGAAATACCCACGGTCCATCAATTCCATCGCATCGTTGATGGTGGTCGCGGGCGTTACCGTGGTGACGTTCTGCGTCATCACGTCACCCGCGGCGACGGTGGCAAGTCCGGGGCCCTTGGCGGCCAGCGCCTTGACCACGTCGCGCTCGCTGACGATGCCGACCAGGTCGCCCGCCGCATCGCACACCAGCACCGCGCCGATCCGACGCGACGAGATGGTGGCGACCAGATCCATCAGCGGCGTTTCCGGCAGGACCGAAACGATCGTGTTGCCCTTGACCCGCAGCAATGACGCGACATTCATGACAGACTCTCCTCGAACCAACAGCCGTACCGCCGCCTTGCGCCATCGTCGCACTTCTCGAGATAAGTGTCCAAATAATCTGACATGCCTGTTTCGGGCCGGGGAACGGGTTTGAACGGCGATGGGCGCAGGTATTCAACCCTGGCGCTGGCTTGAGCTTTCGCCCCAGCTCACCCCTTGTAGAGCCCCTCCAGCCGTGCGCCGTAAACCTCTTTCAACACATGCCGGCGAATCTTCAGCGATGGCGTCAATTGCTCGTTATCGATGCCGAACGGTTCGTCGGCGAGCACGAAGCGGCGGATGCGTTCGGTGACCGAGAGATCGGCATTCACGCGCTCGACCGCTTGGCCCAGCGCGGCGCGATATTCGCTGTCATCCGATAAGCGTTTGAAGTCGCAGCGCGCACCGCCCTTGGCGCAATATTCCTGCGTCCAGTCGGGATCGGGCACCAGCACCGCGACCATATACGGCCGCCGGTCGCCGAAGATCATCGCCTGCGCGATTTCGGGCTGGAGCGTCAGCATCCCCTCGACCTTTTGCGGCGCGACATTCTCGCCCTTGTCGTTGACGAGAATGTCTTTCTTGCGATCGGTGATCTTGATCCGGCCCTTGGCGTCGATCAGCCCGATGTCGCCGGTGTGGAGCCAGCCGTCTTTAAGGACGCGCGCGGTTTCGGCGTCGTTGCGCCAGTAGCCGTGCATGACCAGCTCGCCGCGCACCAGGATCTCGCCATCCGCGGCGATCCGCACTTCGGTGTCGACCAAAGGCGGGCCGACCGTGTCCATCTTGAGCCCGACCTTGGGCCGGTTGCACGAGATGACGGGCGCGGATTCGGTCTGGCCGTAACCTTGCAGCACCGTGACTCCGATCGCCTCGAAGAAGGTGCCGATTTCGGGTGTCAGCGGCGCGCCGCCCGCGACCAGCGCCTTGATCCGCCCGCCGAAGCGCTGGCCGACCTTGGGCCGCAGCGTCACGCCCAGCAGCAGATCCATCGGCTTGT
Above is a genomic segment from Sphingomonas sp. HMP6 containing:
- a CDS encoding NAD(P)/FAD-dependent oxidoreductase; translated protein: MPNQKTQIVVVGGGAGGLELVRKLGARYGRKRHDIILIDRNLTHIWKPLLHEVAAGSLDANLDEVGYGGHAVRWGYRFFNGSIESIDRVSRTITTVPMLDERGDEIIGRHSIRYDYLVMAVGGISNDFGVPGVREHAMFLEDRPQADRFRQKLLNACLRTNHAHQTGDPSARVRVSIVGGGATGVELAAELYNAAKALRHYGLEVFDESKLEVSLIEAGPRILPALDEVLAATAKHELEKLGVRVLDNTQVVRLEDRAVHTGDGGVIAADLIVWAAGVKGAEEIKTMSDLELTRGNQIVVRPTLQSVTDDRIYALGDCASCMLPGRDKPIPPRAQSAHQMASLIFTNLVRAQAGEPLKDFVYQDHGSLVSLSRFSTVGSLMGNLVGGRMRVEGWVARTVYMSLYRMHLIAIHGWWRGVALIVIGHVNQIVRPKLKLH
- a CDS encoding CBS domain-containing protein; this encodes MNVASLLRVKGNTIVSVLPETPLMDLVATISSRRIGAVLVCDAAGDLVGIVSERDVVKALAAKGPGLATVAAGDVMTQNVTTVTPATTINDAMELMDRGYFRHLPVLDGGALVGIISVRDVVRARIEKHVEENESLISYINNRG